A genomic stretch from Aedes albopictus strain Foshan chromosome 2, AalbF5, whole genome shotgun sequence includes:
- the LOC109399154 gene encoding large ribosomal subunit protein eL14 — protein LQTFTRFVETGRVAKCASGKYKGKLVAIVNVIDQNRVLIDGPTTGVPRQQYPVNHLHLTKYRVKFPYTAKSKVVRKALEAYNLKEKFSSTRWQERAAAKAKRCNLSDFDRFKLRLARSERNRIVSAQYKKLKKEVVNNGMLFGKPVKGTKPLPKRRNPIAKKEGKKKRVRKNKKAPAKK, from the exons TTGCAGACCTTCACGCGTTTTGTGGAGACTGGCCGCGTGGCCAAGTGCGCCAGTGGAAAATACAAGGGAAAACTTGTCGCTATCGTCAATGTCATTGACCAAAATCGG GTTCTCATCGATGGCCCAACCACCGGTGTTCCCCGCCAGCAGTACCCCGTGAACCACCTCCACCTGACCAAGTACCGGGTGAAGTTCCCCTACACCGCCAAGTCCAAGGTGGTCCGCAAGGCTCTGGAGGCTTATAACCTGAAGGAAAAGTTCTCGAGCACCAGATGGCAGGAACGTGCCGCCGCCAAGGCTAAG CGTTGCAATCTGTCCGACTTCGACCGGTTCAAGCTGCGTCTGGCCCGCTCGGAGCGCAACCGCATCGTCAGCGCCCAGTACAAGAAGCTGAAGAAGGAGGTCGTCAACAACGGTATGCTGTTCGGCAAGCCAGTCAAGGGCACGAAACCCCTACCGAAGCGACGCAATCCCATTGCGAAGAAGGAGGGCAAGAAGAAGCGCGTCCGGAAGAACAAGAAGGCCCCGGCCAAGAAGTGA
- the LOC134286949 gene encoding uncharacterized protein LOC134286949 codes for MQLEEAKALEDRLRRKQAEKEREYLIVKHQLEAELEAEERVESSRASGRSAGSHRSRHENTRAWVAQQNNIQTLNAPDLKIVARPTLQPQSNTPAASTSEPMNQVWNCGRNIVSQRTFSPAAHIQDDYVRNTLAENVQQLPMQTGPSSSAKSNEAVNQVRTCDFFPEPIAAGLSRVPFPSLRNSNSEPQQPFKSFTPVAPPQSRLDQQTPFATQWPGAAGTVLITPQQIAARQVVSRELPKFSGDPLEWPMFLKAFESTTEMCGIQPDENLARLQKSLVGSAREKVLSILTLPEAIPEIIATLREECGRPDQLVHCLLAKVRNAPAPNVNKLDTLVTFGREVKNLVTYIEAAKLQDHLANPMLLSELVGKLPPSLRLDWGLHLQRNQEATLKAFSNFVSVIKTAACQVSLASDTVPLEQSKRVIKREKTGFVNAHSTDDEQKDETRTQSRTELRPCIYCQLDGHKIRDCIKFKGCPIGERWKFVEEHNLCQRCLAGHGKWPCRTKQPCEFDNCKEMHHKLLHPGKSANVAPNPVEPQSGTVSTHRQETCGTLFRILPVTLEAKGKSITIFAFLDDGSELTLLESSIASELGLDGESGTLCLQWTCNVTRNEETSRRVELNISNHNNQTKYPLSDVRTVESLGLPKQTLDYKNLSRQYPYLDGLPVESYAEVYPQMLIGLDNIKLTVPLSRREGRNGEPVATKTRLGWTICGGHANQSGPNHIHVHGCHRKTSQDLHELVKDYFNMETVGINSVVVLPEAPEDQRARKILKDTTKRTEDGRYETGLLWNNDEIRLPNSYPMALQRHKCLQRQLTKSPDLKIEFEEQLAEFLSRGYAHKVTEEEFRQLDQRRTWFLPLGIVRNSRKPNKIRIVWDAAARVGDVCLNSELLKGPDMLVSLLGVVFRFRQRMYAIAGDIRQMFLQIKMREIDRQSQLFLYSCEGIAEPDIYMLDVVTFGARCSPCSAQHVKNLNALEHATEFPEASEAIVKNTYVDDYLDSRDTIDELVKLANQVRTIHKNAGFEIRNWQSNSVEVLERMGDKSDEATKNFTADKTTATERVLGIAWIPSEDVLTISVQFKDDLEPLLSGEVKPSKRQVLRVVMSFFDPLGLISFYTVHGRILIQDIWRSAVQWDDPITESDFLNWQRWIVRCPNLNEVRIPRCYFPDRSNDECYTNLQLHIFVDASEQAYCSVAFFRIVDQGVPRCALIAAKSKVTPLKPQSIPRNELNAGVLGVRLMKTILENHTLPISKRFIWTDSTTVLAWLRADPRRYRQYVALRVVEILNDSDISEWRKVKSDVNVADMATKWGNGPCFDPKSVWFNGPAFLHEPDIEWDVAEPISSEVNEELRAVHVHLNTNSNPPVNFTNFSTWNDLVKRVAHLYHFIHQCRSKTRTNDNTNRTPNVILSRQDYDQAEKSILRMVQLQQFPDEVACLQKGANCSKESKNRITKSSPLVKLSPYIDEDGILRMET; via the exons ATGCAGCTGGAAGAAGCAAAAGCGTTAGAAGATCGATTGCGTCGTAAGCAAGCAGAAAAGGAAAGAGAGTATTTGATCGTAAAACACCAATTGGAGGCCGAACTGGAAGCGGAAGAAAGGGTCGAGAGTAGTCGTGCTAGCGGGCGAAGCGCAGGATCTCATCGTAGCCGACATGAGAATACCCGTGCATGGGTCGCGCAGCAAAATAATATACAGACACTAAATGCTCCAGATCTGAAAATCGTTGCCAGGCCGACGCTTCAGCCACAGTCAAATACCCCAGCAGCTTCAACCAGTGAACCAATGAATCAAGTATGGAATTGTGGTCGAAACATCGTTTCCCAACGAACATTTTCCCCAGCAGCACATATTCAAGATGACTACGTGCGAAACACACTTGCGGAAAACGTACAGCAACTTCCTATGCAGACAGGACCGTCCAGCTCCGCGAAGTCTAATGAGGCTGTAAACCAAGTGCGAACATGTGACTTCTTCCCAGAACCTATTGCTGCAGGATTAAGCCGGGTGCCATTCCCGTCGTTGAGGAATTCGAACTCCGAGCCACAGCAGCCGTTCAAGTCTTTCACACCGGTGGCTCCACCGCAATCCCGACTTGACCAACAAACACCGTTTGCGACACAGTGGCCTGGAGCCGCAGGAACTGTTCTGATTACTCCCCAGCAAATCGCCGCTAGACAAGTTGTTTCTCGAGAGCTCCCTAAATTCTCCGGTGATCCTCTGGAGTGGCCTATGTTTTTGAAAGCATTCGAATCAACGACAGAGATGTGCGGAATCCAACCAGACGAGAATCTAGCGAGATTGCAGAAAAGCCTCGTGGGAAGCGCGCGAGAGAAAGTATTGAGCATTCTGACGCTGCCAGAAGCTATTCCGGAAATCATTGCTACTCTGCGCGAAGAATGCGGCCGGCCGGATCAACTTGTCCATTGCTTGCTTGCAAAGGTCCGAAATGCTCCCGCTCCCAATGTGAACAAGTTAGACACTTTGGTGACATTTGGACGAGAAGTCAAGAACCTCGTCACGTATATCGAAGCCGCGAAGCTGCAAGATCATCTGGCTAACCCAATGCTTCTTTCAGAGTTAGTTGGAAAGCTTCCCCCAAGTCTACGGCTGGATTGGGGACTGCACCTTCAACGCAACCAGGAAGCAACACTGAAGGCCTTTAGCAACTTCGTCTCGGTGATTAAAACGGCTGCGTGTCAAGTGTCATTGGCATCCGATACTGTACCATTGGAACAATCGAAGCGAGTTATCAAGAGGGAGAAGACAGGATTTGTCAATGCACATTCCACCGATGACGAACAAAAGGATGAAACGCGTACTCAATCAAGAACCGAACTGCGGCCGTGCATTTACTGCCAACTAGACGGACATAAAATTCGAGACTGCATCAAGTTCAAAGGATGTCCGATTGGGGAGCGTTGGAAGTTTGTAGAAGAACACAACCTCTGTCAACGGTGTTTGGCAGGTCACGGAAAATGGCCATGCCGGACCAAACAACCGTGCGAATTCGACAATTGTAAGGAAATGCACCACAAGCTTCTCCATCCCGGAAAGTCCGCCAATGTTGCACCAAACCCAGTGGAACCACAATCGGGTACAGTCAGCACACATCGTCAAGAGACATGCGGAACTCTTTTCAGAATCCTCCCAGTAACTCTAGAGGCCAAGGGGAAATCCATCACCATTTTCGCTTTCTTGGATGATGGATCGGAGCTGACCCTTCTGGAATCGAGCATTGCCAGCGAGCTCGGACTTGACGGCGAAAGCGGTACTCTCTGTCTCCAATGGACTTGTAACGTCACAAGGAACGAAGAAACGTCGCGCCGCGTGGAACTAAATATTTCGAACCACAACAATCAGACAAAATATCCCCTGTCGGACGTCCGAACCGTTGAAAGCCTAGGACTACCTAAGCAAACTTTGGACTATAAGAACCTGTCAAGACAATATCCATATCTGGACGGACTTCCTGTCGAAAGTTATGCAGAGGTGTATCCTCAAATGCTTATTGGACTGGACAACATCAAATTGACCGTTCCCCTTAGCAGGCGTGAAGGTAGAAACGGAGAACCAGTTGCAACCAAAACAAGACTTGGTTGGACGATTTGTGGTGGACATGCCAATCAATCGGGGCCAAATCACATCCACGTTCACGGTTGCCATCGCAAAACGTCTCAAGATCTGCACGagttggtcaaagactatttCAATATGGAAACCGTCGGAATCAATAGTGTTGTCGTCCTACCGGAAGCACCTGAAGACCAACGCGCTCGGAAAATCTTGAAAGACACCACCAAACGCACCGAGGATGGCAGGTATGAGACAGGACTACTATGGAATAATGACGAGATCAGACTTCCTAATAGTTACCCGATGGCTCTGCAGCGACATAAGTGCCTCCAGAGACAATTGACGAAATCACCAGATCTAAAAATTGAATTCGAAGAGCAACTTGCCGAATTTCTCTCCAGAGGATATGCGCATAAAGTTACTGAAGAAGAGTTCCGACAATTAGACCAGCGCCGCACGTGGTTCTTACCTCTCGGGATAGTTCGGAATTCCCGAAAACCCAACAAAATACGTATCGTTTGGGATGCTGCTGCCCGAGTTGGAGATGTTTGCCTGAATTCGGAACTGTTGAAAGGTCCGGATATGTTAGTCTCGCTTCTTGGAGTCGTCTTCCGTTTTCGTCAAAGAATGTACGCTATTGCAGGAGATATTCGGCAGATGTTCTTACAAATAAAGATGAGAGAGATTGATCGTCAGTCGCAGTTGTTCCTATACAGCTGCGAAGGGATAGCTGAGCCGGATATTTATATGTTGGATGTCGTCACGTTCGGAGCAAGATGCTCTCCTTGTTCTGCACAGCACGTAAAAAACTTGAACGCCTTGGAACATGCAACCGAGTTCCCCGAAGCATCCGAAGCCATCGTGAAAAATACGTATGTAGACGATTATCTCGACAGCAGAGATACGATAGACGAACTCGTAAAGTTAGCGAACCAAGTACGTACCATCCACAAAAACGCAGGATTTGAGATACGTAACTGGCAATCCAATTCGGTTGAGGTCTTGGAACGAATGGGAGACAAAAGCGACGAAGCAACGAAGAATTTTACGGCCGACAAAACTACTGCAACAGAACGCGTGTTGGGTATTGCATGGATCCCGTCCGAAGATGTGCTCACGATCAGCGTACAGTTCAAGGACGACCTGGAACCACTGCTGTCTGGCGAGGTAAAACCATCGAAACGTCAAGTACTCCGTGTGGTGATGAGTTTCTTCGACCCTCTCGGGCTAATCTCGTTCTATAcggttcatggaagaattctaatCCAGGATATCTGGCGGTCGGCAGTTCAGTGGGACGACCCCATTACAGAGTCAGACTTCCTGAACTGGCAGCGGTGGATTGTACGATGTCCGAACTTAAACGAGGTGCGTATACCAAGATGCTATTTCCCGGATCGATCGAATGACGAGTGTTACACAAATCTACAACTGCACATCTTTGTGGATGCGAGTGAGCAGGCCTACTGCAGTGTAGCTTTTTTTCGAATAGTTGATCAAGGGGTTCCACGGTGTGCACTTATTGCTGCTAAATCGAAGGTGACACCGCTGAAACCGCAATCCATACCACGCAATGAGTTAAATGCGGGAGTTCTTGGTGTGCGTCTAATGAAGACTATCTTGGAGAACCACACGCTGCCCATCTCAAAACGATTCATATGGACTGACTCTACGACTGTATTGGCATGGTTGCGAGCGGATCCTCGACGTTATCGCCAATATGTGGCACTGAGAGTTGTTGAAATTCTGAACGATAGCGACATCAGTGAATGGCGAAAGGTGAAATCGGACGTAAACGTCGCCGATATGGCAACGAAATGGGGAAATGGGCCATGCTTCGACCCCAAAAGTGTTTGGTTCAACGGCCCTGCATTTCTCCATGAGCCGGATATCGAATGGGATGTAGCAGAGCCAATTTCATCCGAAGTGAACGAAGAACTCAGAGCGGTACACGTACATCTCAACACTAACAGCAACCCACCGGTCAACTTCACGAATTTTTCGACCTGGAATGACCTTGTTAAGAGAGTCGCCCATCTGTACCATTTCATCCATCAATGCAGGTCAAAAACACGAACTAATGATAACACGAACAGAACCCCGAACGTGATTTTGTCCCGACAGGATTACGACCAGGCCGAGAAGAGTATTTTGCGTATGGTACAACTGCAACAGTTCCCGGACGAAGTGGCATGCCTGCAGAAAGGCGCCAACTGTTcgaaagaatcgaagaatcggaTTACGAAATCAAGCCCACTCGTGAAACTGTCTCCGTACATCGATGAGGACGGCATTCTGCGGATGGAAA CATAG